In Bos taurus isolate L1 Dominette 01449 registration number 42190680 breed Hereford chromosome 9, ARS-UCD2.0, whole genome shotgun sequence, a single genomic region encodes these proteins:
- the CNR1 gene encoding cannabinoid receptor 1 (The RefSeq protein has 1 substitution compared to this genomic sequence): protein MKSILDGLADTTFRTITTDLLYVGANDIQYEDIKSDMASKLGYFPQKFPLTSFRGSPFQEKMTAGDSPQLVPADQVNLTEFYNKSLSSYKENDENIQCGENFMDMECFMILNPSQQLAIAVLSLTLGTFTVLENLLVLCVILHSRSLRCRPSYHFIGSLAVADLLGSVIFVYSFVDFHVFHRKDSPNVFLFKLGGVTASFTASVGSLFLTAIDRYISIHRPLAYKRIVTRPKAVVAFCLMWTIAIVIAVLPLLGWNCKKLQSVCSDIFPLIDETYLMFWIGVTSVLLLFIVYAYMYILWKAHSHAVRMIQRGTQKSIIIHTSEDGKVQVTRPDQARMDIRLAKTLVLILVVLIICWGPLLAIMVYDVFGKMNKLIKTVFAFCSMLCLLNSTVNPIIYALRSKDLRHAFRSMFPSCEGTAQPLDNSMGDSDCLHKHANNAASVHRAAESCIKSTVKIAKVTMSVSTDTSAEAL, encoded by the coding sequence ATGAAGTCCATCCTCGACGGCCTGGCAGATACCACCTTCCGAACCATCACCACAGACCTCCTGTACATGGGTGCCAATGACATTCAGTACGAAGATATCAAAAGCGACATGGCATCCAAATTAGGGTACTTCCCACAGAAATTTCCTCTGACTTCCTTCAGGGGAAGTCCCTTCCAAGAAAAGATGACTGCAGGGGACAGTCCTCAGCTGGTCCCAGCAGACCAGGTGAACCTCACCGAATTTTACAACAAGTCCCTGTCCTCCTACAAGGAGAATGATGAGAACATTCAGTGCGGGGAGAACTTTATGGACATGGAGTGCTTCATGATCCTGAACCCCAGCCAGCAGCTGGCCATCGCTGTGCTGTCCCTCACGTTGGGCACCTTCACGGTCCTGGAGAACCTGCTGGTGCTGTGCGTCATCCTCCACTCCCGCAGCCTCCGCTGCCGGCCCTCTTACCACTTCATCGGCAGCCTGGCAGTCGCCGATCTCCTGGGGAGCGTCATCTTTGTCTATAGCTTCGTCGACTTCCACGTGTTCCACCGCAAAGACAGCCCCAACGTGTTTCTGTTCAAACTGGGTGGGGTCACGGCCTCGTTCACAGCCTCGGTGGGCAGCCTGTTCCTCACGGCCATCGACAGGTACATATCGATTCACAGGCCCCTGGCCTATAAGAGGATCGTCACACGGCCTAAGGCCGTGGTGGCGTTTTGCCTGATGTGGACCATCGCGATTGTGATCGCCGTGCTGCCCCTGCTAGGCTGGAACTGCAAGAAACTGCAATCCGTGTGCTCAGACATTTTCCCTCTCATTGACGAGACCTACCTGATGTTCTGGATCGGGGTCACCAGCGTGCTGTTGCTGTTCATCGTGTATGCCTACATGTACATCCTCTGGAAGGCGCACAGCCATGCTGTCCGCATGATCCAGCGTGGTACCCAGAAGAGCATCATCATCCACACGTCCGAGGATGGCAAGGTGCAGGTGACACGGCCCGACCAAGCCCGCATGGACATTCGGCTGGCCAAGACCCTGGTCCTGATCCTGGTGGTCTTGATCATCTGCTGGGGCCCTCTGCTCGCTATCATGGTATACGATGTCTTTGGGAAGATGAACAAGCTCATTAAGACGGTGTTTGCATTCTGCAGCATGCTCTGCCTGCTGAATTCCACAGTGAACCCCATCATCTATGCTCTGCGGAGCAAGGACCTGAGACATGCTTTCCGGAGCATGTTCCCCTCCTGCGAAGGCACCGCACAGCCTCTTGATAACAGCATGGGGGACTCAGACTGCCTGCACAAACACGCCAACAATGCAGCCAGTGTCCACAGGGCGGCGGAGAGCTGCATCAAGAGCACGGTCAAGATCGCCAAGGTGACCATGTCTGTGTCCACGGACACGTCTGCCGAGGCTCTGTGA